CTCCCAACTATTTATCATTCTTTCTTCCGCCACTGCATGGGTTTTGGCACCCTTATGTTAAATTCAGATTATGTATCATCACGAAAGCAGAACATAGGAGATATGAGTTTCAAGAACCAAGACACTTCGTTCCATACTGTACAAGTAAAAAAGTAGAAGAGGGGCCGAGTTTCGAAAAAAAAAACTGTACAAGTTCTGCTGACATGTTAATTTTTTGGATGCTGCGGATGAATTTATAAAAAAAAAATATTAGCagagaaggggaaaccctagtgTTTGTTTCTGGCTGTCGTGTAATGCTTCAATTGTTTTTTCAGGGGGATTTGTTCCATTTTCGTAATGTGTTACAGCTAACGATATCCGCCTTGGATGACCAAATTGTTTAGGGGGACTGGGGAGTATATGGGTTCACAGTTTCGAAGGCCGAATTTGGAATCTCTCCTGACGCAGCTTGGTGTTTTAATTTGATCATCAAGGGTCACACCTGACTGACAATCCCATTTTGCAAGGATGGACATCTTCAGTATCTCTGATATAAATGATTTTTAATTGCCATTTTTGTGATTGACAAATAATTACAGGTGATCTTCCCCCATAACATCCGATATgtaactaaaaccacgacaagaattatggaacggaagaagtacatgagttctttttcGAACATCTGAAATGCTCGACCAAATTGTTTAGGGGGACTGGGGAGTATATGGGTTCACAGTTTCGAAGGCCGAATTTGGAATCTCTCCTGACGCAGCTTGGTGTTTTAATTTGATCATCAAGGGTCACACCTGACTGACAATCCCATTTTGCAAGGATGGACATCTTCAGTATCTCTGATATAAACGATTTTTAATTGCCATTTTTGTGATTGACAAATAATTACAGGTGATCTTCCCCTGTAACATCCGATGTGTAACTAAAACTacgacaagaattatggaacggaagaagtacatgagttctttttcGAACATTTGAAATGCTCGAAATAAAAATGAATTTTTAGGAACAAAGTCAAGCCCCAGTAATACCCTTTTCTGTAAATAAAAGCGTATCGCAGCGGCGTGGGACCGGCCGCCTCTCTCAGGGTTCACTTCGGGTGTGTTTGGTTGAAGAACCAACTGTCATGGAATGGAATGGTTCCATTCCAGAGGAACGGGCCCATTCCATTCATGTGTTTGGTAGTAGTAAAAGGGAGGAACGGGTTGGTTCCGTTCCGGTGTTTGGTTGGAAGCACGGAATGAAAAATGAAATGACATAAAATTCAAAATTTCAGTAGCATTTCGTTTGTATTTTCAAGAAAGACAGCACAACAATATATATTGACAAGCCGAAGATATAAATGACAGCACATATAACACAGTTTTCAACAAGGTGCATGTGTAGTTCACATACGAAATTCCCAAAAGCAACCAAAGTACAATAGAGTCATACATGTCCAGTGCACATACTTCAGCCACACACGTTAAGTTCACATATGAAATCTCCAAAAGCCCGTAGGTGATTCGATCTCTTTCATGCATCGGCCCATAGGTAATCCGTGGTCTTTTTTTCCTTATTATAGCCCGAACAATGACCACCATTGCAGCTAGTGCAACAAAAACAACAGCTCCCCTAaccatcttttttcttttgttcatcttcttGACCATCTACAAGTGATGCATACAATAAAAAGTATCCAATGATGcttacatcaacatatatattgCAAAGATACACTGGACATCATGTATTTTGGTACAGATTAGGAAAAGAGACCACTGATTTTAACAACATAAAGCAACAAAAGTGAATCAAGAACAACCATGAGTCATCACAATAATCTCTCCATCTCTGTGTATCACTCTCGGCTGGGCATATCCATGAGCAGCAGGAGCATATACAAGGGGAATGAATTGAGGTTTGTACCTTGAGATTGGGTTGTTCTGCTGGGCCTCTGGTACCGCTCTCAGCCCGCCGGAAGCCGCCGCCCCGCTGCTATTCCTCTGCAAGCCACAAAACCCGTAGATCCAGATCGAGCCCCCCTGGTCTTTCTGCAAATCGTGAGAGGAAAGAGAGGAGTCAGCGGGCAGAGAGGAAAGAAAGGAGGTGGCCGGCGGGGAAGGGATGGATTGGCCGGCGGGGAAGGGAGGAATCGGCCGGCGCGGCTCAGATCatggagggggagagaggagggggaggcggcgcACCTGGGAGTGAGAGGCGATAGGGCTGCGAGAGTGCGAGAGGGCGAGCGGTTCCGCGTGGTCCGGCCGTTTTCGAGGTCTCACCTCGTTCCGCATCTGGGCCGAATATTCGGTCCGCGGGAACGAGTTGGTGGCGTCCCATATGTCCAACTGAACACGAGAACGAGGCTTGGGAACGGGTCGGACCCATGCCATTCCAGTCCATGACCCCAACCAAACACATCCGATCCGTTCACTCGTCCGGTTCGCCCAGTGCACCCAAGCAAATATCTCCCCAAGCATACAAGCCGGAGCAGATTAGGCACACAAGAATCATCACTGCCGCGAATCCCGTACCAAATTCATAAGCCAGTTCCCGCGGCATCGGCAGCGAGCCAGCGACCACCTCCGAATCTCCACCCCAGGAAGAGTAGAAGCAGGCCAGAAGAGAAGGCGCGCGCGCGCAGGAGGCCACGAATGGCGCTTCGCTGTTCCCTGCCCGCGACCTGTTCGATGTTTTGCCCCAAACGGCCAGAGCACCCCAGTTGGCACGCGCTCCCTCCGCGCTTCGTCGTCAGCTTCGGCTCTTGCCCGCGGTCCAGGCCGAGCCTGGGACCCGTGCTCGCCGCCCGCGCCTGGGCACTGCGTGCGAGCGACCCCAAGGCTGGCCGGCTGGTGATCGGCGGCGGGCCGCGCAGCGCCGACcccgactccgactccgaagacGACGACGAAGGCCCCGTGCGGATGACGGACCAGGAGCGGAGGACGCTGCGGAGGAAGATACGGGAGATGATGGACCGGATGCCGGAGACGCGGGAGCTGactgacccggaggagaagaaggccaagatgaGGGAGCTGCTGACCAAGTACGAGCTGGTTGtcgaggaggaggacccggagTGGCCCGAGGACGCCCAGGACGGTATGGGCTTCGGCCTGGACCAGTTCTTCGACAAGATCACCATCAAGCCTGAGAAGAGGGATGACGCCGACGACGATGATGGGGTGGATGATGGCAAGAAGGAGGTGGTCTGGGAGGATGACAACTACATCAAGCCGGTCAGGGATGTCAAGACAAAGGATTGGGACGACACCGTGTTCACGGACTTCGGCCCGTTGATTGTGCTCGTGCATAACCGGTACAAGAGGTATGGTTCCGTCAGTTCTTGCAAAGTGGTTGGTGCCATTTCATGTTTCAGTTATCCTTTTCATATATGCTATTACATCTGAATGGTTCTGTCAATTCTTGCAAAATGGTTTGTTAACTTTCATGTTTGAAGTATCCTTTTGGCCATATAGTAGCTTTATGAAACTTACAGGGCGTGATGTATTACTTTGGTAAATCACCACAAATGTTCCTTGTGCAGACTTCAGGACAACGAGATGGCAAGAACTGAGCTCGTAAAGGCAATCGAGACGTTTTGGGAACACGATCTGCCTTCACCAAGAGTACTGCACACTTCTTAATGGCATTCTTCTGTAAATATAAATCCGTCGCAGTCGGCGCCTCAGTGAATCACTCACGTTCTGACCTCTGACCATTCTTGTTCACCCGCAGTGTGTTGC
This DNA window, taken from Triticum aestivum cultivar Chinese Spring chromosome 1D, IWGSC CS RefSeq v2.1, whole genome shotgun sequence, encodes the following:
- the LOC123182036 gene encoding thioredoxin-like fold domain-containing protein MRL7L homolog, chloroplastic; protein product: MALRCSLPATCSMFCPKRPEHPSWHALPPRFVVSFGSCPRSRPSLGPVLAARAWALRASDPKAGRLVIGGGPRSADPDSDSEDDDEGPVRMTDQERRTLRRKIREMMDRMPETRELTDPEEKKAKMRELLTKYELVVEEEDPEWPEDAQDGMGFGLDQFFDKITIKPEKRDDADDDDGVDDGKKEVVWEDDNYIKPVRDVKTKDWDDTVFTDFGPLIVLVHNRYKRLQDNEMARTELVKAIETFWEHDLPSPRCVAVDACAEPDLVAALKVSGFPELLFTNAGKILHREKAVRSAEVLARMIAFFYYKAARPPCLSETDGQGQEKVPLMS